From the genome of Streptomyces xanthophaeus:
CGCGGCGTTTCGGAATTTCGACGAACGCGATGCGCGCCATTTTCGTCGTCTCGTGCCTGCTGCCGGGCCCGCAGTTCCTGATCTACATAGCGCTGTGGGTGCTGCTGCCGAACGAGAAGCCCGCTTCGGCCGCCTGGTAGTCCGACGGTCGGCGGCCGGCGGGTCGTCCGGTCAGCCGGCCCGCCGGACCTTCTGGATCTTCTCCAGCTGCTTGTCGGCCACTTCCTGCGGCACCTGCGCCTTCTGCTGGGCCGCCGCCACCACATTGAGGGCCGTCAGCCGGGCGACGGTGTCGCCCTCGCGTACGACGACCAGGTGGACCTGCGCCGACACGCCCTGGGCGGCAGCGGTCATGGTCCAGCTGACGCTCTCGTCGCCGCCCGTGCGGTAGTCGGCGGGGCGCACCTCGCGGTAGGCGCCGGTCTGCTTCCCGACCGTGGCCGAGAAGCCCGAACCGCAGGCGGCGACGGCGGCCTTGAGCCGGGCGATCAGCGCCTTGGCGTCGCTCTCGGAGTAGGAGCTGACGGTGGCGGAGACGGCCAGCCCGACCTGCTTCTGGGAGCCGACGCCGCGGCTGAGGACCTCGCGCGCGGACGGGTCGGGCTTGTCCCCCATGATGTCGGCCAGCGGCTGGCAGGCCTTCTTGTCGGCCTGCGGCTGGCCGTCCGGGGCATTGGGGTTCTTGCCCTGGGCGGAGACCTGGTAGCCGGGCAGGTCGCCCTGTGCCAGCGCGGACCGCTCAAGCCTGCTGCCACCGGTCTTCGGCGCGACCGATCCCGACGCCACGGCGGAGGGCGCCGGGACTCCGGGTGCGGCGGAAGCGCTGCCCGCGGAGCCCTTGGGATCGGGGGCCCCGCCCGTCGCGGGGGTGTGCGTGGTGCTGCACCCCACGGCCGCGAACAGCAGGGTGGGGACCAGCGCGACCATCGTCGCTCGTGCCTTCATGCGCATGACCGAGAACCTCGTACCCAAGACGTCGGCGGGCAGTTGGTGGCGATCGTGGCACACGGCGCGGCGGGACACATGCCCGATCGAGGAGCATGCACCCACCGCACGCGCGTACGAATCCGCGGCTGGGGCAGCGTCAGCTACCGAGGCCGTTCAGGGCGCCGGTGAGCGGGGTCAGGGCTCCGGTGATCTGGGTGGTGGGGTCGCTCGACTGCTGGGCCCCGCCGCCCACCTGCTGCTGGCTGGTGGCACCCTGGAGCATGCCCGTGGC
Proteins encoded in this window:
- a CDS encoding PspC domain-containing protein encodes the protein MSALVRPRDGRWIGGVCAGLARRFGISTNAMRAIFVVSCLLPGPQFLIYIALWVLLPNEKPASAAW